The DNA segment AGATGTTAGTGGAGTCGGTGACCGCAAATCAAAAGCTCGGCCATATGCAGACCGATCTGGCCACTATGTCGCACAAGATTTCGGGCTCGTTCTTGTTCCGCGGCGTGAAATGACGCATTGGATGACCCGTGGATAGCGTTCATCGAAAATTTAGCGGGTCGATTCCCGAATACTACGACCGTTATCTCGTACCGCTTTATTTCACGCCCTTCGCGCACGATCTCGTATCGCGGCTGCAACTCGGCGGCGACGTGAAAATCCTTGAACTCGCCTGCGGCACAGGAGTGCTTACGCAGGCTCTTGCCGCGAAGCTGTCCAGCGGCGGCAGCATCGCGGCGACCGATCTCAACGAAGCGATGATCGACGTAGCGCGCACAAAAATGCCGGATGATCGACGCATTTCGTGGCATCAGGCAGACGCGACGAATCTCACGTTCGGAGACGCTACGTTCGACGCGGTGGTATGCCAGTTCGGTTGGATGTTCTTTCCCGATCGGGCGCGAGCGGCGCGCGAGGCCGCACGCGTTCTACGCCCGGGCGGCCGGCTGCTCTTCAATACGTGGGGTTCACTTGAGGTGAACGTGATACCGGCAGAAGTGTACGCGGGCGTCCGCGCG comes from the Candidatus Eremiobacteraceae bacterium genome and includes:
- a CDS encoding class I SAM-dependent methyltransferase, which codes for MDSVHRKFSGSIPEYYDRYLVPLYFTPFAHDLVSRLQLGGDVKILELACGTGVLTQALAAKLSSGGSIAATDLNEAMIDVARTKMPDDRRISWHQADATNLTFGDATFDAVVCQFGWMFFPDRARAAREAARVLRPGGRLLFNTWGSLEVNVIPAEVYAGVRACFPSDPPRFYDIPYGMFDPAEHERLAVDAGLRDAKVEKVQCRGAELDPFEIATGAIRGGPFVLEIEQRGADVDKIIESTAGRLRQRFGDVPFAAQLTALVCSAKK